The genomic region TTGAAGCGTCATAAGCAATAGATGACTGACAATCGCAGTTGAAGACCTGACCCATGATACTGCGTTTGGGCTTGAGGGTTTTCGGTTTTGAGATGTTTTGAGATTGAGATTTGAGATTTAGATTTCAGATCGCCTCTGCCCGCCGTCAGCCCGGGCGATCGCCCCTTCGCTCTCCCCGTCAAAAAAATTTTTGAAAAAAATTCTCAGTAAGTATTGACAAAGATTTTCAATAACTCTATAGTAACTTCCATAGTGTTCTCCTCTCAAAGGATCGGCAGGCGGGATTGGTCGGCAATGGCAGACCGATCCCGGTTTTTTTTAGTAATTTTGGCCAAATCCGGGACGATCGCGCCCTCGCTCCCCTCCAGGTTGACCACAAAGCGCTACACTCGTAAAAATTGACCCAACCTGGAAACCTTCCCCCAGCAAGCGCGCAATTACGACTCATGGCAGCTCTTTCCCCAAGACAGTTACCTCAAACCCGACAATTTGACACGATCGTCATCGGTTCCGGGATCGGCGGACTGGTAACCGCCACCCAACTCGCCGCCAAAGGGGCGCGGGTTCTAGTTCTCGAAAGCTACGTGATTCCCGGCGGCAGTTCCGGCTACTTCGAGCGATCGGGCTATCGCTTCGACGTCGGCGCCTCGATGATCTTCGGCTTCGGCGATCGCGGTACCACCAACCTACTCACCCGCGCCCTCGATGCCGTCGGCGTCAGCCTCGAAACCATTCCCGATCCGGTTCAAATTCACTACCACTTACCGGACGACGTCACCGTGCAAGTTCACCGGGATTATGAGAAATTCTTGCAAGAACTCGGCGATCGCTTCCCCCACGAACGGCAAGGACTGCGGCAGTTCTACGATGAATGCTGGAACGTCTTTAACTGCCTCAACGCGATCGAGTTACTCTCCTTAGAAGAACTACGCTACCTGACCCGCGTCTTCTTCCAAAATCCCCGCGCCTGTTTGGGACTGGTCAAATATTTACCCGTCAACGCCGGACAAATCGCGCGTAAATACATCCGCGACCCGCAAGTTCTTAAATTTATCGATATCGAATGCTACTGCTGGTCCGTCGTTCCCGCCGACCTGACCCCGATGATTAACGCCGGGATGGTGTTTTCCGATCGCCACTACGGCGGGATTAACTATCCCAAAGGCGGCGTCGGACAAATCGCGCAGAAACTCGTCGAAGGCTTGGAAAACGCCGGGGGCGAAATTTGCTATCAGGCGCGCGTCGCCAAAATCCTCGTCGAAAACGGTCGCGCCGTCGGCGTCCGCCTCGCCACCGGGGAAGAGTACCGCGCCGAACGGATCGTGTCCAACGCCACCCGATGGGATACCTTTGACACCTTACTCGGCGATCGCCCCCTCCCGGCGAAAGAACGGCGCTGGCGCGATCGCTACCAAAAATCGCCCAGTTTCCTCAGCTTGCACCTCGGCGTCGAAGCCTCCCTACTGAGCGCCGATACCGCCTGCCATCACATCATCGTCGAAAATTGGCAGGAAATGGAAGACCCTTACGGCACCCTGTTCGTCTCGATTCCCACCTTACTCGATCCCGACTTGGCCCCGGAAGGCTATCACATCATCCACAGCTTCACCCCGAGTTGGATCGAACAGTGGGAAGACCTTTCTCCGAGTGAGTACGAAGCCAAGAAAGAAGAACTCGCCTGGGAAATCGTCGATCGCCTCGAACGGGTGTTCCCGGGTCTCGATGCGGCCCTGGACTTTATGGAAGTCGGGACGCCGCGATCGCACCGCCGCTTTTTAAACCGCGTCGATGGCACCTACGGCCCGATTCCCAACCGCAAGTTACCCGGCTTGTTACCGATGCCGTTTAATCGCACTTCAGTTCCCGGCTTGTATTGCGTCGGCGATAGCACCTTCCCCGGACAGGGCTTAAACGCCGTCGCCTTTTCCGGGTTCGCCTGCGCCCACCGGATCGCCGTCGATTTGGGTCTGTAGACTCCACCCGCGACCCTCCCCCGATCGCCCTCACCCGATCGCGCGACGACAAAACCGGGGGCGATCGCTTAAGATCGGGACGATCCCGGGATCTGCAACCCGATTCGTCCCTCGTTCCTCCTACCATGCGCAAAGCTACCCTGACGGTCGCCTGCGCGATCGCGCCGATTTTGTGCAGCTTCGAGCGCGCGATCGCCGCACCCGCAGCCCCAACCCCTTCGACCTATCCCCTCCTCCAAGAATATAAAAACTTTTGCGCCCGGGATCCCGTCGGCTGTCGGGACGTGGCGATCGCCTCCG from Oxynema aestuarii AP17 harbors:
- the crtH gene encoding carotenoid isomerase; the protein is MAALSPRQLPQTRQFDTIVIGSGIGGLVTATQLAAKGARVLVLESYVIPGGSSGYFERSGYRFDVGASMIFGFGDRGTTNLLTRALDAVGVSLETIPDPVQIHYHLPDDVTVQVHRDYEKFLQELGDRFPHERQGLRQFYDECWNVFNCLNAIELLSLEELRYLTRVFFQNPRACLGLVKYLPVNAGQIARKYIRDPQVLKFIDIECYCWSVVPADLTPMINAGMVFSDRHYGGINYPKGGVGQIAQKLVEGLENAGGEICYQARVAKILVENGRAVGVRLATGEEYRAERIVSNATRWDTFDTLLGDRPLPAKERRWRDRYQKSPSFLSLHLGVEASLLSADTACHHIIVENWQEMEDPYGTLFVSIPTLLDPDLAPEGYHIIHSFTPSWIEQWEDLSPSEYEAKKEELAWEIVDRLERVFPGLDAALDFMEVGTPRSHRRFLNRVDGTYGPIPNRKLPGLLPMPFNRTSVPGLYCVGDSTFPGQGLNAVAFSGFACAHRIAVDLGL